From Pseudoleptotrichia goodfellowii, a single genomic window includes:
- a CDS encoding aspartate-semialdehyde dehydrogenase — protein MKKYNVAVVGATGLVGQTFLKVLKERKFPIENLYLYASARSAGKKVDFDGKEYTVIELKDENIKDDIDIALFSAGGSISKEYAPKFRDKGAIVVDNSSAWRMDKDIPLVVPEANPEALDGQNGIIANPNCSTIQVMPVLKVLADKYGLKRVVYSTYQAVAGSGQKGIDDLEANLKGESSKNYPYQIAFNLLPHIDVFLDNGYTKEEMKMVEETRKILGLPDLKITATCVRVPVRMGHAVSVNVELEKPFDLKDVFKAFEEKEGVIVKDDVSKNVYPMPIDAADTDEVYVGRIRRDESVENGLNLWVVADNIRKGAATNTIQIAETLIKKGVI, from the coding sequence ATCTTTATCTTTATGCCTCGGCAAGATCGGCAGGGAAAAAAGTCGATTTTGACGGGAAAGAGTACACTGTAATAGAGTTGAAAGACGAAAATATAAAAGATGATATTGATATAGCTTTATTTTCTGCAGGGGGAAGCATTTCCAAAGAATATGCTCCGAAATTCAGAGATAAAGGTGCAATAGTTGTAGATAACAGCAGTGCATGGAGAATGGATAAAGATATACCTCTTGTTGTACCTGAGGCAAATCCTGAAGCATTGGACGGGCAAAACGGAATAATAGCCAATCCTAACTGTTCTACGATACAGGTAATGCCTGTGTTAAAGGTATTAGCAGATAAATACGGACTTAAAAGAGTAGTATATTCTACTTATCAGGCAGTGGCAGGTTCCGGACAGAAAGGAATAGACGACTTGGAAGCAAACCTGAAAGGAGAGTCTTCAAAAAATTATCCTTATCAGATAGCGTTCAATTTGTTGCCTCATATTGATGTATTTTTAGACAACGGATATACAAAAGAAGAAATGAAAATGGTAGAGGAAACAAGAAAAATATTGGGATTGCCTGATTTGAAAATAACGGCTACATGTGTAAGAGTGCCTGTAAGAATGGGGCATGCCGTATCGGTAAACGTGGAGTTGGAAAAACCTTTTGATTTGAAAGATGTATTTAAGGCTTTTGAGGAAAAAGAAGGAGTTATTGTAAAAGACGACGTTTCAAAAAATGTTTATCCTATGCCTATAGATGCTGCAGATACTGATGAAGTATACGTGGGAAGAATAAGAAGAGATGAATCTGTAGAAAACGGATTGAATTTATGGGTAGTTGCCGACAATATAAGAAAAGGTGCAGCTACGAATACTATTCAGATAGCAGAAACATTAATAAAAAAAGGAGTTATATAA
- a CDS encoding ABC transporter permease subunit (The N-terminal region of this protein, as described by TIGR01726, is a three transmembrane segment that identifies a subfamily of ABC transporter permease subunits, which specificities that include histidine, arginine, glutamine, glutamate, L-cystine (sic), the opines (in Agrobacterium) octopine and nopaline, etc.), protein MKLNLLKNKIVLLLCFLSLFVFGYAENGELRVGMECGYAPFNWVQNNDKNGAVKIDSGYCGGYDVEIAKLIAKGLDKKLVVVKSEWDALLGPALTSGNVDIVIAGMSPTAERKQSLSFTKPYYESDLVVVVKKDGKYANAKSINDFAGARITGQLSTLHYNVIDQMKGVKKQQAMENFPAMIVALDSGKIDGYVSEKPGAMAAQMSNPELVFVSFDKENGFKYENSEVDVAVGVKKGDEKLVGEINKILDNISPEQRKQLMEKAISNQPEMKKRDFTGWVLFFLKNNKKAFLIGTATTLGISLTGTVVGFIIGLGVMLVKNINTDERTSAIKKIGLKIINTIFSIYIAVFRGTPMIVQSMIIFYGSSQVLNWNLSPLGAALFIVSINTGAYMCEIIRGGIDSIDKGQFEAAQAIGMTHFQMMKNIIFPQVFRIILPSIGNEFIINIKDTSVLSVISVTELFFVSKSVAGTYSKYYEVFIITCVIYFFLTFTLSALLKYVEKKMDGPQNFEVLEEASVNTGGEK, encoded by the coding sequence TTGAAATTGAATTTGTTAAAAAATAAAATAGTTTTATTATTATGTTTTTTGAGCTTGTTTGTTTTCGGATATGCTGAAAACGGTGAGCTAAGAGTAGGGATGGAGTGCGGATATGCTCCTTTTAACTGGGTTCAGAATAATGATAAAAACGGGGCTGTAAAAATCGACAGCGGATATTGCGGCGGTTATGATGTTGAAATAGCAAAATTAATAGCAAAAGGGTTGGATAAAAAGCTGGTTGTAGTAAAAAGTGAGTGGGATGCACTGCTCGGACCTGCATTGACATCAGGAAATGTAGACATAGTTATAGCAGGAATGTCGCCCACTGCTGAAAGAAAACAGAGTCTTTCTTTTACAAAGCCTTATTATGAATCGGATCTTGTAGTTGTAGTAAAAAAGGACGGTAAATATGCCAATGCAAAGTCGATTAATGACTTTGCCGGAGCAAGAATAACGGGGCAGCTGAGTACACTTCACTACAATGTTATAGACCAGATGAAAGGTGTAAAAAAGCAGCAGGCAATGGAAAATTTTCCTGCAATGATAGTGGCACTTGATTCAGGGAAAATAGACGGATATGTTTCCGAAAAGCCGGGAGCAATGGCAGCACAAATGTCAAATCCTGAGCTGGTTTTTGTGAGTTTTGATAAAGAAAACGGATTTAAGTATGAAAATTCCGAAGTCGATGTAGCGGTAGGAGTGAAAAAAGGCGATGAAAAGCTGGTCGGAGAAATAAATAAAATTTTGGACAATATTTCACCTGAGCAGAGAAAACAGCTTATGGAAAAAGCTATAAGCAATCAGCCTGAGATGAAGAAGAGAGATTTTACAGGATGGGTACTGTTTTTTCTTAAAAATAACAAAAAGGCTTTCCTAATAGGTACAGCTACTACGTTGGGGATTTCTCTTACAGGAACTGTTGTAGGATTTATAATAGGATTGGGAGTAATGCTCGTAAAAAATATCAATACTGACGAAAGAACATCTGCTATAAAGAAAATAGGACTAAAGATAATAAATACAATTTTTTCAATATATATAGCTGTATTTAGAGGGACACCGATGATAGTTCAGTCAATGATAATATTCTACGGTTCGTCTCAAGTCTTAAACTGGAATCTGTCTCCTTTAGGAGCGGCATTATTCATAGTTTCCATTAATACGGGAGCATATATGTGTGAAATTATACGTGGAGGAATAGATTCCATCGATAAGGGTCAGTTTGAAGCTGCACAGGCAATAGGAATGACGCATTTTCAAATGATGAAAAATATAATTTTCCCGCAGGTATTCAGAATTATATTGCCATCCATAGGGAACGAATTTATTATAAATATAAAAGATACGTCTGTACTTAGTGTAATAAGTGTTACTGAACTGTTCTTTGTATCAAAATCAGTAGCAGGAACATACTCGAAATATTATGAAGTATTTATTATTACATGTGTAATATATTTCTTCCTGACATTTACTTTATCGGCACTTTTAAAATATGTCGAGAAAAAAATGGACGGACCTCAAAATTTTGAAGTTTTAGAGGAAGCAAGTGTGAATACAGGAGGAGAGAAATAG
- a CDS encoding amino acid ABC transporter ATP-binding protein, with amino-acid sequence MENGNKVIEIKNIRKDFGNRTVLKDINFDVYEKEVVSIIGASGSGKSTLLRCINLLETPTGGEILFHGKDVVSGNIPLITLREKVGMVFQQFNLFNNLSVLDNCVIGQTKVLKKSREEAEKTAKELLAKVGMERFIHAKPNQISGGQKQRVAIARALAMEPEVLLFDEPTSALDPEMVGEVLKVMKDLAKSGLTMIVVTHEMDFAHDVSSRVVFMDQGVIVESDKPEIIFDNPKHDRTKEFLSRMLNK; translated from the coding sequence GTGGAAAACGGAAATAAAGTAATAGAAATAAAAAATATAAGAAAAGATTTCGGAAACAGAACAGTTTTAAAAGATATAAATTTTGACGTTTACGAAAAAGAAGTTGTAAGTATAATAGGAGCTTCGGGAAGCGGTAAATCTACACTTTTAAGATGTATAAATTTACTTGAAACACCCACAGGCGGAGAAATTCTCTTTCACGGAAAAGATGTTGTTTCGGGCAATATTCCTCTAATAACATTAAGAGAAAAAGTTGGAATGGTTTTTCAGCAGTTTAATCTGTTTAATAATTTGAGTGTGCTTGACAACTGTGTTATAGGGCAGACGAAAGTTCTTAAAAAATCCCGTGAAGAAGCTGAAAAAACTGCAAAAGAATTACTTGCAAAAGTCGGAATGGAAAGATTTATTCATGCAAAGCCCAATCAAATATCCGGAGGACAGAAACAGAGAGTTGCTATAGCAAGAGCATTGGCAATGGAACCTGAAGTCCTTTTGTTTGATGAGCCTACATCGGCTCTTGATCCGGAAATGGTCGGAGAAGTTTTGAAAGTAATGAAAGACCTTGCGAAAAGTGGACTTACTATGATTGTCGTAACACATGAAATGGATTTTGCTCATGATGTTTCAAGTCGTGTAGTATTTATGGATCAGGGAGTTATAGTAGAAAGTGATAAACCTGAAATAATCTTTGATAATCCTAAACATGATAGAACAAAAGAATTTTTATCAAGAATGTTAAATAAATAG